A region of Homo sapiens chromosome X, GRCh38.p14 Primary Assembly DNA encodes the following proteins:
- the CUL4B gene encoding cullin-4B isoform 4 (isoform 4 is encoded by transcript variant 4) yields MIDPDFADKPKLPENYTDETWQKLKEAVEAIQNSTSIKYNLEELYQAVENLCSYKISANLYKQLRQICEDHIKAQIHQFREDSLDSVLFLKKIDRCWQNHCRQMIMIRSIFLFLDRTYVLQNSMLPSIWDMGLELFRAHIISDQKVQNKTIDGILLLIERERNGEAIDRSLLRSLLSMLSDLQIYQDSFEQRFLEETNRLYAAEGQKLMQEREVPEYLHHVNKRLEEEADRLITYLDQTTQKSLIATVEKQLLGEHLTAILQKGLNNLLDENRIQDLSLLYQLFSRVRGGVQVLLQQWIEYIKAFGSTIVINPEKDKTMVQELLDFKDKVDHIIDICFLKNEKFINAMKEAFETFINKRPNKPAELIAKYVDSKLRAGNKEATDEELEKMLDKIMIIFRFIYGKDVFEAFYKKDLAKRLLVGKSASVDAEKSMLSKLKHECGAAFTSKLEGMFKDMELSKDIMIQFKQYMQNQNVPGNIELTVNILTMGYWPTYVPMEVHLPPEMVKLQEIFKTFYLGKHSGRKLQWQSTLGHCVLKAEFKEGKKELQVSLFQTLVLLMFNEGEEFSLEEIKQATGIEDGELRRTLQSLACGKARVLAKNPKGKDIEDGDKFICNDDFKHKLFRIKINQIQMKETVEEQASTTERVFQDRQYQIDAAIVRIMKMRKTLSHNLLVSEVYNQLKFPVKPADLKKRIESLIDRDYMERDKENPNQYNYIA; encoded by the exons GCTGTAGAAAATCTCTGTTCTTACAAGATTTCTGCAAACTTGTACAAACAGCTGAGACAGATCTGCGAAGATCACATCAAAGCACAGATTCATCAATTCAGAGA GGATTCATTGGATAGcgttctttttttaaagaagattgaTAGATGCTGGCAAAACCATTGCAGACAAATG ATCATGATCAGgagcatttttttgtttctggatAGAACTTACGTTCTTCAGAATTCAATGCTACCCTCCATTTG ggaCATGGGACTGGAGTTATTTAGGGCTCATATTATAAGTGATCAGAAAGTGCAGAATAAGACAATTGATGGCATTCTTCTCTTGATTGAGAGGGAAAGGAATGGTGAAGCAATTGATAGAAGTTTACTTCGAAGCCTTTTAAGCATGCTGTCTGATTTGCAA ATTTATCAAGATTCTTTTGAACAACGATTTTTGGAAGAAACTAACCGGCTCTATGCAGCTGAAGGccaaaaattaatgcaagaaagagag GTTCCTGAATATCTACATCATGTTAACAAACGTCTAGAAGAAGAAGCAGACAGACTTATTACTTACTTAGATCAGACCACCCA gaAGTCATTAATTGCTACTGTAGAAAAACAACTTCTAGGTGAACACTTAACAGCAATTCTTCAGAAAG gttTAAATAACCTCCTTGATGAAAACCGAATTCAAGATTTGTCTCTTCTGTATCAGCTCTTCAGTAGAGTTCGAGGTGGAGTTCAGGTTCTTTTGCAGCAGTGGATCGAATATATCAAG gcATTTGGCAGCACTATTGTAATTAATCCTGAAAAAGATAAAACCATGGTTCAAGAATTGCTGGATTTTAAAGATAAGGTTGACCATATAATTGATATCTGCTTTCTGAAGAATGAGAAATTTATCAATGCCATGAAAGAAGCATTTGAAACGTTCATTAACAAAAGACCAAATAAACCAGCTGAACTTATAG CTAAGTATGTAGATTCAAAACTTCGTGCAGGCAACAAAGAAGCTACAGATGAAGAACTTGAGAAAATGTTGGATAAAATTATGATCATATTTAGATTTATCTATG GCAAGGATGTTTTTGAGGCCTTCTATAAGAAAGATTTAGCCAAGCGCCTGTTAGTCGGAAAGAGTGCATCTGTAGATGCTGAAAAATCAATGCTGTCCAAACTTAAACATG AATGCGGAGCTGCTTTCACCAGCAAACTTGAAGGAATGTTTAAAGACATGGAACTTTCTAAAGACATCATGATTCAGTTCAAACAG TATATGCAGAATCAGAATGTTCCGGGAAATATTGAGTTAACTGTGAATATCCTGACAATGGGCTATTGGCCGACATATGTGCCTATGGAAGTTCATTTACCACCAGAG atGGTAAAACTTCAGGAGATTTTCAAGACATTTTACCTAGGCAAACATAGTGGCAGGAAACTTCAGTGGCAGTCAACCCTAGGACACTGTGTGTTAAAAGCAGAATTTAAAGAG GGTAAAAAGGAACTCCAGGTCTCTCTTTTTCAAACACTGGTGCTGCTAATGTTTAATGAGGGAGAGGAGTTCAGTTTAGAAGAGATCAAGCAGGCAACTGGAATAG AGGATGGAGAGTTAAGGAGAACACTGCAGTCATTAGCCTGTGGCAAAGCTAGAGTTCTGGCGAAAAATCCAAAGGGCAAAGACATTGAAGATGGTGACAAGTTCATTTGTAATGATGATTTCAAACATAAACTTTTCAGGATAAAGATCAATCAAATCCAGATGAAAGAAACG gTTGAAGAACAAGCAAgcactacagaaagagtatttcaagacAGACAGTATCAAATTGATGCTGCAATTGTTCGAattatgaagatgagaaagacacTTAGCCACAATCTCCTTGTTTCAGAAGTGTACAACCAGTTGAAATTTCCAGTAAAG CCTGCTGATCTTAAGAAGAGAATAGAATCTTTAATTGACCGGGACTACAtggaaagagataaagaaaatccAAACCAGTACAACTATATTGCATAG